The following proteins are co-located in the Pyrococcus abyssi GE5 genome:
- the pyk gene encoding pyruvate kinase — translation MRLPDHKTKIVATIGPATSSRNMIKKLIENGVSVVRLNFSHGSFEEHAKVIEKVRDISQKLDRRVAILADLPGLKIRVGEIKGGYVELKRGEKVVLTTRDVVGDETTIPVEYKDFPRLVSKGDVIYLSDGYIVLRVEEVRGQDVEAVVVSGGKLFSRKGINIPKAYLPVEAVTPRDMEIIKFAIEQGVDAIGLSFVGSVYDVLKVKSFLEKNDAEDVFVISKIERPDAVRNFDEILKASDGIMIARGDLGVEMPIERLPILQKELIRKANTEGKPVITATQMLVSMTAEKVPTRAEVTDVANAILDGTDAVMLSEETAIGKFPIDAVKMMAKIAKVTEEYRESFGMSRLRELVEDGTRGTIKEAIARSIIDALCTLNIKYILTPTRTGRTARLISRFKPKQWIFGFSTNERVCNNLMFSYGVYAFCLEEGFDERDIIRLIKGLGLVESDDIVLMTEGKPIEKTMGTNSIKIFQIA, via the coding sequence ATGAGGCTTCCTGATCACAAGACAAAGATAGTTGCAACAATAGGGCCCGCCACAAGCTCTAGGAATATGATAAAGAAGCTAATAGAAAACGGTGTGAGCGTTGTGAGGCTCAACTTCTCTCACGGTAGCTTTGAGGAGCATGCAAAGGTCATAGAGAAAGTCAGGGATATATCACAAAAGCTTGACAGAAGGGTTGCAATATTGGCCGACCTCCCAGGATTGAAGATTAGAGTGGGCGAGATAAAGGGAGGGTACGTAGAGCTTAAGAGAGGTGAGAAGGTAGTTTTGACTACGAGAGATGTTGTTGGGGATGAAACTACGATTCCCGTAGAGTACAAGGACTTCCCAAGATTAGTCTCCAAGGGCGACGTCATATACCTAAGTGACGGTTACATCGTTCTTAGGGTTGAAGAGGTAAGGGGTCAAGACGTTGAGGCAGTTGTCGTCTCTGGTGGAAAACTGTTCTCAAGAAAGGGAATAAACATTCCAAAGGCCTACCTACCAGTGGAGGCAGTAACTCCCAGGGACATGGAGATAATAAAGTTCGCCATCGAGCAGGGAGTTGATGCAATAGGCTTAAGCTTTGTTGGAAGCGTTTATGACGTTCTCAAGGTTAAAAGTTTCCTCGAGAAGAATGATGCCGAGGACGTCTTCGTTATTTCAAAGATAGAAAGACCGGACGCAGTCAGGAACTTCGATGAAATCCTGAAGGCTTCAGATGGCATCATGATAGCTAGAGGTGATCTTGGGGTTGAGATGCCGATAGAAAGATTGCCAATACTTCAGAAGGAGCTTATAAGAAAGGCAAACACGGAGGGTAAGCCAGTAATAACAGCTACTCAGATGTTAGTTTCAATGACGGCCGAAAAGGTTCCAACCAGAGCTGAAGTTACGGACGTTGCCAACGCGATACTTGACGGAACAGACGCGGTCATGCTCTCTGAGGAGACCGCGATTGGAAAATTCCCAATCGATGCCGTCAAGATGATGGCAAAGATAGCCAAGGTCACCGAGGAGTACAGGGAGAGCTTTGGAATGTCGAGGCTCAGGGAACTCGTGGAGGATGGGACAAGGGGGACAATAAAGGAGGCAATAGCGAGAAGCATAATAGATGCGCTCTGCACCCTAAACATAAAGTACATACTAACCCCCACTAGAACGGGCAGGACGGCAAGGCTCATCTCGAGGTTTAAGCCAAAGCAGTGGATATTTGGGTTCTCCACTAACGAAAGGGTTTGCAACAACTTGATGTTCAGCTATGGAGTTTATGCGTTCTGTCTCGAGGAGGGCTTCGATGAGAGGGACATAATAAGGCTAATTAAGGGACTTGGACTGGTTGAGAGTGACGACATAGTGCTGATGACCGAGGGTAAGCCAATAGAGAAGACCATGGGAACGAACTCCATCAAGATATTCCAGATAGCGTGA
- the cdr gene encoding CoA-disulfide reductase — protein MSAASRVKRLKPEWDVKVFEATEWVSHAPCGIPYVVEGISPTEKLMHYPPEVFIKKRGIDLHLNAEVIEVDTGYVRVREKDGEKSYEWDYLVFANGASPQVPAIEGVDLKGVFTADLPPDAVAIREYMEKNRVEDVVIVGGGYIGLEMAEAFVAQGKRVTMIVRGERILRRSFDKEVTDIIEEKLKQHVNLRLQEIVLRIEGKDRVEKVVTDAGEYRADLVILATGIKPNIELARQLGVRIGETGAIWTNEKMQTSVENVYAAGDVAETKHVITGRRVWVPLAPPGNKMGYVAGSNIAGKEIHFPGVLGTTVTKFLDVEIGKTGLTETEALKEGYDIRTAFIKASTRPHYYPGGKEIWLKGVVDNETNRLLGVQAVGAEILPRIDAAAAMLMANFTTKDAFFTDLAYAPPFAPVWDPLVVLARVLKF, from the coding sequence ATGAGTGCCGCTTCTCGAGTTAAGAGACTAAAGCCGGAGTGGGACGTTAAGGTGTTCGAGGCTACGGAATGGGTCAGCCACGCTCCCTGTGGAATTCCCTATGTAGTAGAGGGCATTTCCCCAACTGAGAAGCTGATGCATTATCCACCGGAGGTATTCATAAAGAAGAGGGGAATAGACCTACACCTTAACGCCGAGGTTATAGAGGTAGACACGGGCTACGTGAGGGTTAGGGAAAAGGATGGGGAGAAGAGCTACGAGTGGGATTACTTGGTGTTTGCAAACGGAGCTTCACCCCAGGTTCCAGCGATTGAAGGAGTCGATTTGAAGGGTGTTTTTACAGCCGACTTACCCCCGGATGCCGTTGCGATAAGGGAGTACATGGAGAAGAACAGGGTTGAGGACGTTGTAATAGTTGGTGGGGGTTACATAGGGTTAGAGATGGCCGAGGCCTTCGTGGCCCAAGGAAAGAGGGTTACAATGATAGTCAGGGGAGAGAGAATTCTCAGGAGATCCTTTGATAAGGAAGTCACGGACATCATAGAGGAGAAACTAAAGCAACACGTTAACCTCAGGCTCCAGGAGATAGTTCTAAGGATAGAGGGAAAGGACAGAGTCGAGAAGGTAGTGACCGATGCCGGTGAGTACAGGGCTGACCTCGTTATCTTGGCCACGGGAATAAAGCCTAACATAGAGCTCGCCCGTCAATTAGGGGTTAGGATAGGAGAGACAGGTGCAATATGGACAAATGAGAAGATGCAGACGAGCGTTGAGAACGTTTACGCCGCTGGAGACGTTGCAGAGACTAAGCACGTGATTACTGGAAGAAGGGTCTGGGTACCGCTAGCACCCCCAGGGAACAAGATGGGCTACGTTGCTGGAAGCAACATAGCCGGAAAGGAGATACACTTCCCAGGAGTCCTAGGGACTACAGTAACCAAGTTCTTGGATGTCGAGATTGGAAAGACAGGTTTAACTGAGACAGAAGCTCTCAAGGAAGGTTACGACATTAGGACAGCCTTCATAAAAGCCTCAACAAGACCCCACTACTACCCAGGAGGTAAGGAGATATGGCTCAAGGGGGTAGTGGACAATGAAACCAATAGATTACTCGGCGTTCAGGCAGTGGGAGCTGAGATATTGCCCAGGATAGATGCGGCCGCGGCAATGCTGATGGCTAACTTCACGACGAAGGATGCATTCTTCACGGATCTAGCCTACGCACCACCCTTCGCTCCAGTTTGGGATCCGTTAGTAGTTTTAGCTAGGGTCCTCAAATTCTAA
- a CDS encoding alanyl-tRNA editing protein, protein MDVEVRTHSALHVVKGAVVKVLGERAKWTYSTYVKGNRGVLTVKFDRKPSEEEIRRIEELANEKVRENIPIKVYELPREEAEKRFGEEMYDLFPVPEDVKILKVVVIEDWNVNACNKEHVKRTGEIGKIKIRKVRFRKSKGLLEVHFDVLEFEDPS, encoded by the coding sequence GTGGATGTGGAGGTTAGGACCCACTCGGCACTCCACGTGGTTAAGGGAGCCGTAGTTAAAGTTCTTGGCGAGAGGGCAAAGTGGACGTACTCGACCTATGTGAAGGGTAACAGAGGCGTTTTAACCGTTAAATTCGACAGGAAGCCTAGTGAAGAGGAAATTAGGAGGATAGAAGAGCTGGCCAATGAAAAAGTTAGGGAAAACATCCCGATTAAGGTTTACGAGCTTCCCAGGGAAGAAGCTGAGAAGAGGTTTGGTGAAGAGATGTACGACCTTTTTCCAGTTCCAGAGGATGTTAAAATTCTAAAAGTCGTTGTCATTGAGGACTGGAACGTTAACGCCTGCAACAAGGAACACGTTAAGAGAACTGGCGAAATTGGAAAGATAAAGATAAGGAAGGTGAGGTTTAGGAAGAGTAAGGGGTTGCTTGAGGTGCACTTCGATGTTTTAGAATTTGAGGACCCTAGCTAA
- a CDS encoding MATE family efflux transporter — protein sequence MSMEKVKAMRREILEGPIEKTLLKLAWPIVVNNLIQVLYNITDTFWLGKLGREALSAPGVAWPIIGTLMALGMGFTMAGFSIVGQYIGAGDFKKANRSAGALFSLVLFFSTLSALISILILPLALDFMNVTPSIRPYAYRYAIVIFAGVPVSFLFMVFNALMRATGDTKTPVKISALTVFLNIILDPIFIFIFKLGVLGAALATVLSNAVGTIIGVKILMSGKAGLKITLEDLKPDWKFYSKIVRVGLPSSIGQSANSFGFVVLTRIIMGFGDVTYAAYVITTRLVNFITSISRGISMAMGTMVAQNVGAEKYERAKVIAERTMVVNFAIAGFAVLVIGVFRVPIFKVFLDDPEVIAESKIVLEYFLISVPFFNGIFVVVTGVFSSAGHTVKSMVMSMLRLWGFRIPLSYAFGYIPAITFLGIRIPMAELFNFTSRGVFFGMGLSNFLAAIIGLAWFLKGSWMRRIID from the coding sequence ATGAGCATGGAGAAAGTCAAAGCAATGAGAAGAGAAATTCTGGAGGGACCGATAGAGAAAACTTTACTAAAGCTAGCTTGGCCTATAGTTGTTAACAACTTAATCCAAGTCCTTTACAATATAACTGACACGTTTTGGTTGGGAAAGCTTGGGAGGGAGGCACTTTCAGCTCCTGGGGTTGCCTGGCCGATAATAGGAACTCTAATGGCCCTTGGGATGGGCTTCACCATGGCCGGCTTCTCGATAGTCGGTCAATATATAGGGGCTGGGGATTTTAAGAAAGCCAATCGCTCAGCTGGAGCCCTCTTTTCTCTAGTCCTATTCTTCTCCACGCTATCCGCCTTGATAAGTATACTAATCTTACCCCTCGCCTTGGATTTCATGAACGTTACACCCAGCATAAGGCCCTACGCTTATAGGTATGCTATAGTTATATTCGCCGGAGTCCCGGTTTCCTTCCTTTTCATGGTTTTCAACGCTTTAATGAGAGCCACGGGAGATACTAAGACTCCCGTAAAGATAAGCGCCCTAACCGTCTTTCTAAATATAATTCTAGACCCGATCTTTATCTTCATCTTTAAACTCGGAGTTCTCGGAGCTGCACTGGCTACAGTTTTGTCGAACGCTGTAGGGACGATAATTGGCGTTAAGATTCTCATGAGCGGCAAGGCCGGGCTTAAGATAACCCTCGAAGATTTGAAACCGGACTGGAAGTTCTACTCCAAGATCGTTAGGGTTGGTCTACCTTCTAGCATAGGCCAATCAGCGAACTCCTTTGGCTTCGTCGTCTTGACCAGGATAATCATGGGGTTTGGAGACGTGACTTACGCTGCCTACGTTATAACGACTAGACTTGTTAACTTCATAACTAGCATCTCCAGGGGAATAAGCATGGCAATGGGAACCATGGTCGCTCAAAACGTTGGCGCTGAAAAGTATGAGAGGGCTAAGGTTATAGCCGAGAGGACTATGGTGGTTAATTTTGCCATAGCTGGATTTGCCGTTCTCGTAATAGGGGTATTTAGGGTTCCAATCTTCAAGGTGTTCCTGGATGACCCCGAGGTGATAGCCGAGAGCAAGATAGTCCTAGAATACTTCCTGATCTCGGTTCCCTTCTTTAATGGGATCTTTGTAGTCGTAACCGGCGTGTTCTCCTCGGCAGGCCACACGGTCAAGAGTATGGTAATGAGCATGTTAAGGCTCTGGGGATTCAGGATACCATTAAGCTACGCCTTCGGTTACATCCCGGCTATAACCTTCTTAGGGATTAGAATTCCAATGGCAGAACTTTTCAATTTTACGAGCAGGGGAGTGTTCTTTGGAATGGGGCTTAGCAACTTCTTGGCTGCCATTATAGGATTAGCATGGTTCCTTAAGGGTAGCTGGATGAGGAGGATAATAGACTGA
- a CDS encoding MATE family efflux transporter, giving the protein MANIERTREEILSGSIEKTLLRLAYPLIINNLVQVMYNLTDTFWLAKLGRSELSAPGTVWPLLWFMMSLGSGFVVAGFAMVSQYIGAGEYKKASRVAGSLYSLLLMLSLLLAGIGIVISPFALRFIKVTPDVYPYALKYMIAIFAGVPVALTLHTFNFVLRAAGDTKTPVKVNILTIILNIILDPVFIFILDMGVLGAAIATIISEGIGSIIGGYLLFTGKVGIKISRDDLRPDVNLYIKTFKIGLPASIGDSTNSFGFVLLNRIIYTYGTVAFATYTITNRLTNFMFAFADGISQAMGTMVGQNIGAENYKRAREVAIKAMATNFLILVFGTLLFMAFREEIFRFFINDPGIIKESEKVVKYFAASFPFFGIFSAVTNVFASAGHTKKNLILGIIRLWGLRIPLSYYLGTTLGDSAGVWIGMGLSNVISALIGFAWFLKGSWMRRIVE; this is encoded by the coding sequence ATGGCTAATATCGAGAGAACGAGGGAAGAAATCCTGAGTGGAAGCATCGAAAAGACGCTCTTGAGGTTAGCCTATCCCCTGATAATCAACAACTTAGTTCAAGTTATGTACAACTTAACTGACACGTTCTGGTTAGCCAAGCTTGGGAGGTCCGAGCTTTCTGCCCCAGGAACCGTTTGGCCCTTGTTATGGTTCATGATGAGCCTCGGTTCTGGATTCGTGGTAGCTGGCTTTGCCATGGTGAGCCAATATATTGGGGCTGGAGAATATAAGAAGGCGAGCAGGGTCGCTGGTTCTTTGTACTCCCTGCTTTTGATGCTTTCCCTCCTTTTAGCTGGTATTGGCATAGTGATATCGCCCTTCGCTTTGAGGTTCATCAAAGTGACACCGGATGTTTATCCTTACGCCCTTAAGTACATGATAGCAATCTTTGCCGGCGTTCCAGTAGCTTTAACGTTGCACACCTTCAACTTTGTCCTGAGGGCCGCTGGGGACACGAAAACTCCGGTTAAGGTTAACATCCTAACGATAATCTTGAACATAATATTAGACCCTGTTTTCATTTTCATTCTCGACATGGGCGTTCTCGGAGCGGCTATTGCGACTATAATATCCGAGGGGATAGGCTCCATTATCGGGGGTTACCTGCTCTTTACAGGTAAAGTTGGGATTAAGATATCGAGGGATGATTTGAGGCCGGACGTAAATTTGTACATTAAAACTTTCAAGATAGGCCTCCCGGCGAGCATTGGCGATTCTACGAACTCCTTTGGGTTCGTGCTTCTAAATAGGATAATCTACACCTATGGAACCGTGGCCTTCGCAACTTATACAATAACAAATAGGTTAACCAACTTCATGTTCGCCTTTGCGGACGGCATAAGTCAAGCCATGGGAACTATGGTTGGCCAGAATATAGGGGCCGAGAACTACAAAAGGGCTAGGGAGGTCGCGATTAAGGCCATGGCAACTAACTTTTTGATTCTGGTTTTTGGGACCCTGCTTTTTATGGCTTTCAGGGAAGAAATATTTAGGTTTTTCATAAATGACCCAGGGATAATAAAGGAGAGCGAGAAGGTCGTTAAGTATTTTGCAGCTTCTTTCCCATTCTTTGGGATATTCAGCGCTGTTACAAACGTCTTTGCCTCCGCAGGTCATACCAAGAAGAACTTAATTCTAGGGATCATAAGGCTCTGGGGCCTGAGGATACCTTTAAGTTACTACCTAGGCACTACCCTAGGGGATAGCGCTGGGGTTTGGATAGGGATGGGTCTTAGCAATGTAATATCTGCATTGATAGGATTTGCATGGTTCCTTAAGGGTAGCTGGATGAGGAGGATAGTGGAATGA
- a CDS encoding cyclic 2,3-diphosphoglycerate synthase: protein MAEKKRKRVVILGAAGRDFHNFNVFFRDNPEYEVVAFTATQIPDIEGRVYPPELAGELYPNGIPILPEDDLEKIIKEKDVDIVVFAYSDVSHEHVMHLASRAHSAGADFWLLGPKSTMLKSKKPVVAVTAVRTGCGKSQTSRKVAQLLQEMGFKVVAVRHPMPYGDLRKQVVQRFATFEDLDKHECTIEEREEYEPYLERGMVVYAGVDYEKILREAEKEADIILWDGGNNDFPFFEPDLWIVVTDPHRPGHELTHHPGETNFRSADVIIINKVDTASMDAVQKIRENIEKINPKATVIEAASPIFVDKPELIKGKRVLVVEDGPTLTHGGMSYGAGYIAAKKFGAKEIVDPRPYAVGSIIETYKKYPHLSNILPAMGYGKKQIKELEETINRADADVVIMGTPVDLRRFMNLNKPAVRVKYELEEIGYPKLKDVLEEWVKNCKKLKK, encoded by the coding sequence ATGGCCGAGAAGAAGAGGAAGAGGGTAGTAATTCTCGGTGCAGCCGGTAGAGATTTCCACAACTTCAACGTGTTCTTCAGGGACAACCCCGAGTACGAGGTTGTTGCTTTTACTGCCACACAGATCCCAGACATTGAGGGAAGGGTTTACCCACCAGAGCTAGCTGGAGAGCTATATCCAAACGGTATCCCAATCCTTCCAGAGGATGACCTTGAGAAGATAATCAAGGAGAAAGACGTTGACATCGTCGTCTTCGCTTACTCTGATGTTTCACACGAGCACGTAATGCACCTCGCGAGTAGAGCTCACTCAGCCGGAGCCGACTTCTGGCTCCTCGGACCAAAGAGCACCATGCTTAAGAGCAAGAAGCCAGTAGTAGCTGTAACCGCTGTAAGAACCGGATGTGGAAAGAGCCAGACCTCAAGAAAAGTCGCTCAGCTCCTCCAGGAGATGGGATTCAAGGTCGTAGCTGTAAGACACCCGATGCCCTACGGTGACCTAAGGAAGCAGGTAGTTCAAAGGTTCGCTACCTTTGAGGACCTCGACAAGCACGAGTGTACCATAGAGGAGAGGGAAGAGTACGAGCCTTACCTCGAGAGGGGAATGGTCGTCTACGCTGGAGTCGACTACGAGAAGATCCTCAGAGAGGCCGAGAAAGAGGCAGACATCATCCTCTGGGACGGTGGAAACAACGACTTCCCGTTCTTCGAGCCAGACCTATGGATAGTTGTAACTGACCCACACAGGCCTGGTCACGAGTTAACCCACCACCCAGGAGAGACCAACTTCAGGAGCGCCGATGTCATAATCATAAACAAGGTTGACACTGCATCAATGGATGCGGTTCAGAAGATTAGGGAGAACATCGAGAAGATCAATCCTAAGGCGACCGTTATAGAGGCAGCATCACCAATCTTCGTCGACAAGCCAGAGCTCATAAAGGGCAAGAGAGTCCTAGTAGTTGAGGACGGTCCAACTCTAACTCACGGTGGAATGAGCTATGGTGCAGGTTACATAGCTGCCAAGAAGTTCGGAGCTAAGGAGATAGTCGATCCAAGGCCTTACGCAGTTGGTTCAATAATTGAGACCTACAAGAAGTATCCACACCTAAGCAACATACTACCAGCAATGGGTTACGGTAAGAAGCAGATCAAGGAGCTTGAAGAAACCATCAACAGGGCAGATGCAGATGTAGTTATCATGGGAACCCCAGTAGACCTAAGGAGGTTCATGAACCTCAACAAGCCTGCTGTTAGAGTTAAGTACGAGCTCGAAGAGATTGGATATCCAAAGCTCAAGGACGTCCTTGAGGAGTGGGTCAAGAACTGCAAGAAGCTTAAGAAGTGA
- a CDS encoding DUF523 domain-containing protein: protein MVKLIILAPCLLSPFYVYRGPKEKEYKTALEIRKVLFSLPKDWQIFAYPCPEFELLRWPRPPMSREVFERFGIRKVVEEVADFIGRVIVEERPEAIVFVGVKGSPTCGVYTTTSSDPDLYPVQKVREFFYMRKDERLAKYKDIIEEGKLTLIEGPGALFDELMKRFSELDNTFWVEIDKDNVNSGIEILKTILKKIKELTKD from the coding sequence ATGGTTAAGCTGATAATCCTGGCCCCATGTCTCTTGAGCCCATTTTACGTTTACAGGGGGCCCAAGGAGAAGGAATATAAAACGGCGCTTGAGATAAGAAAGGTTCTCTTCTCGCTACCTAAAGATTGGCAAATATTTGCCTATCCTTGTCCCGAGTTTGAACTGCTTAGATGGCCTAGACCTCCGATGAGTAGGGAAGTTTTTGAGAGGTTTGGTATAAGGAAGGTAGTTGAAGAGGTCGCAGATTTCATAGGGAGGGTAATAGTTGAGGAGAGACCAGAGGCAATAGTCTTCGTTGGCGTTAAGGGATCTCCAACATGTGGAGTTTACACAACTACCTCGAGCGATCCAGACCTTTATCCAGTCCAAAAAGTCCGTGAGTTCTTTTACATGAGAAAAGACGAGAGACTAGCTAAGTATAAGGACATCATAGAGGAAGGAAAGCTAACCCTAATTGAAGGCCCAGGAGCATTGTTCGATGAACTAATGAAAAGATTTAGTGAGTTAGATAATACATTCTGGGTTGAAATTGACAAAGATAACGTGAATTCCGGAATAGAAATTCTTAAAACTATTCTAAAGAAAATTAAAGAACTAACGAAAGATTAA
- a CDS encoding secondary thiamine-phosphate synthase enzyme YjbQ, whose product MLRSIKVRTSKEFEIVDITDEVEKIVRESNVKSGLVVVFTRHTTTALTINENESGLKRDLEELLGKLVPKGMGYMHDRIDNNAHSHLRGILIGPSLTIPVEDGRLLLGTWQSILFIELDGPRTREVYVKVCEC is encoded by the coding sequence ATGTTGAGGAGCATAAAGGTTAGAACTTCTAAGGAGTTCGAGATAGTTGACATAACCGATGAAGTTGAGAAAATAGTCAGAGAGAGCAACGTAAAGAGCGGGTTGGTGGTTGTGTTCACGAGGCACACGACCACTGCCCTAACCATAAACGAAAATGAAAGCGGATTGAAGAGAGATTTAGAGGAACTACTTGGCAAGCTAGTTCCGAAGGGAATGGGCTACATGCACGATAGGATAGATAATAACGCTCACTCTCACCTTAGGGGAATTTTGATAGGGCCTAGCCTCACAATTCCAGTCGAGGACGGTAGACTACTCCTGGGAACTTGGCAAAGCATTCTCTTCATAGAGCTCGATGGGCCCAGGACTAGAGAGGTTTACGTTAAGGTCTGTGAGTGCTAA
- a CDS encoding ubiquitin-like small modifier protein 1, which translates to MKVRVRYFARFRDLAGTSEEEIELKDGATIRDLIEEIKRRHERFKSEVFGEDFDEDADVNVSLNGRYVSWDEKLKDGDVVGIFPPVSGG; encoded by the coding sequence GTGAAGGTTAGGGTTAGGTACTTTGCGAGGTTTAGGGATCTAGCCGGGACAAGCGAAGAGGAGATAGAACTAAAGGATGGAGCCACCATAAGGGATCTAATAGAGGAAATAAAGAGGAGGCACGAGAGGTTTAAGAGTGAAGTCTTTGGCGAGGACTTTGACGAGGATGCAGATGTCAATGTATCACTCAATGGAAGGTACGTCAGCTGGGATGAAAAGCTCAAGGATGGAGATGTTGTTGGAATATTTCCGCCTGTCAGTGGAGGTTAG
- a CDS encoding molybdenum cofactor synthesis domain-containing protein has product MAFLKVVPLERALEIVNSFTLPLGTEEVKLSEALGRIVAEDIYSPIDIPPFDRATVDGYAVRAEDTFMASEANPIKLKVVGEIHAGEEPKLELKKGETVYISTGAMLPKNADAVIQFEDVERVGDEIIIYKPAYPGLGVMKKGVDISKGRLLVRKGERLGFKQTALLSAVGVERVRVFRKPKVAIISTGNEIVLPGSELKPGQIYDINGRALSDAVNELGGEGIFLGIARDDRESLKELIEEGVRVADIVVISGGASGGMRDLTASVIEELGEVKVHGIAIQPGKPTIIGEINGKPVFGLPGYPTSCLTNFTLLVVPLLLRALGREGKVRKVKARLKHKIFSVKGRRQFLPVKLEGGVAVPILKGSGAVTSFIDADGFIEIPETVESVDEGEEVEVTLFEGW; this is encoded by the coding sequence ATGGCGTTCCTCAAAGTTGTCCCATTGGAAAGGGCCTTAGAGATAGTGAACTCCTTCACGTTACCCCTTGGAACCGAAGAGGTTAAGCTTTCGGAAGCTCTTGGGAGAATAGTTGCCGAGGACATTTACTCTCCAATAGACATTCCACCCTTTGACAGGGCTACTGTCGATGGCTACGCGGTTAGGGCTGAAGATACTTTTATGGCGAGCGAGGCTAATCCGATTAAGCTTAAAGTTGTAGGTGAAATCCACGCCGGAGAGGAGCCAAAGCTTGAGCTCAAGAAGGGAGAAACCGTTTACATATCTACCGGTGCTATGCTACCTAAGAACGCTGACGCCGTTATTCAATTCGAGGACGTCGAGAGGGTAGGAGATGAGATAATCATTTACAAACCTGCCTATCCTGGGCTTGGTGTTATGAAGAAAGGGGTGGACATAAGCAAGGGAAGGCTACTAGTTAGAAAAGGTGAAAGGCTCGGATTCAAGCAGACGGCCCTTCTCTCGGCCGTTGGAGTTGAGAGGGTTAGGGTTTTCAGGAAGCCTAAGGTTGCCATAATAAGCACAGGCAACGAGATAGTCCTTCCAGGAAGTGAACTTAAGCCTGGTCAAATATACGACATAAACGGTAGGGCCCTCTCAGATGCCGTGAACGAGCTGGGAGGGGAGGGGATATTCCTGGGCATAGCTAGGGATGATAGAGAAAGCCTGAAGGAGCTCATAGAAGAAGGAGTTAGGGTTGCCGATATCGTGGTTATAAGTGGCGGTGCTAGTGGAGGAATGAGGGATTTAACAGCCTCCGTAATAGAAGAACTTGGCGAAGTCAAGGTTCACGGTATTGCGATTCAACCTGGGAAGCCGACGATAATAGGCGAAATAAACGGCAAACCCGTCTTTGGCCTCCCAGGGTATCCTACGAGTTGCCTCACGAACTTCACCTTGCTCGTGGTTCCACTGTTGCTTAGGGCTCTGGGAAGAGAAGGCAAGGTTAGGAAGGTTAAGGCAAGGCTTAAGCACAAAATTTTCTCCGTTAAAGGTAGGAGGCAGTTCCTACCGGTTAAGCTTGAGGGTGGAGTTGCTGTTCCAATATTGAAGGGTAGTGGGGCCGTTACGAGCTTCATAGATGCCGACGGCTTCATTGAGATACCTGAGACCGTTGAGAGCGTGGATGAGGGAGAAGAAGTTGAAGTAACCCTTTTTGAGGGGTGGTAG
- a CDS encoding GIY-YIG nuclease family protein, translating into MRGSYFLVLYLPIDSVVRTKSKEFHLSRGYYVYVGSAMNSLEKRVERHFSKKKKLHWHIDYLLEKAIPLRAYLIPSDERLEEELSVEVSKYGEAIDGFGASDLKVRSNLYRFENAPDDLLKRILKERKLEYKVISSAGGAGAGI; encoded by the coding sequence ATGAGAGGTTCTTACTTCCTCGTCCTATATTTACCGATTGATAGCGTTGTAAGAACTAAATCCAAGGAGTTTCACTTGTCTAGGGGCTACTACGTTTACGTTGGTTCCGCAATGAACTCGCTTGAGAAGCGCGTTGAAAGGCACTTTTCTAAGAAAAAGAAACTTCATTGGCACATAGATTATCTTCTAGAGAAGGCAATACCGTTGAGGGCCTACCTGATTCCAAGCGATGAGCGCTTAGAGGAGGAGCTTTCGGTAGAAGTTTCTAAATATGGAGAAGCCATTGATGGGTTTGGTGCCAGCGATTTGAAGGTTAGAAGTAACCTGTATAGGTTTGAAAATGCTCCCGATGACCTCTTAAAGAGAATTCTCAAGGAGAGAAAGCTTGAATACAAAGTTATAAGCTCGGCAGGTGGCGCCGGGGCGGGGATTTGA